One Streptomyces sp. RPA4-2 genomic window carries:
- a CDS encoding helix-turn-helix transcriptional regulator, giving the protein MAGHGADRHPHGADRLCDAGDRVYSRAVRRGRVPRGDAEAVPCLVELALLHPDPDDMGWLVPTSPQEVMTRLIRGVYEEVSASQARLGDAVTAFEWYAGLGGRVQAQAEGVAIRVLDGLPRIRAAMDEATEACTSEVLTVQPGGIRREDELSEGLHRALEMRRRGVRMRDLYTHVARHGQGLHNYMEMMGGAAEARTLDEVVERLILFDRKVAFIPANDDRTIALELRHPALVDYLVTVFERLWRLAIPLAAPLPETGIDGITHRERSIAALLAEGHQDAVVAERLGISVRTCRAHIARLSETLGAASRTQLGVRIAQAGLDGPPRSPEPLPVSAPGPESPTGR; this is encoded by the coding sequence ATGGCCGGGCACGGGGCGGACAGGCATCCGCACGGCGCTGACCGACTGTGTGACGCGGGGGACCGGGTGTACTCCCGGGCCGTGCGGCGCGGGCGGGTGCCGCGCGGTGACGCGGAGGCGGTGCCCTGCCTGGTCGAACTGGCGCTGCTGCACCCGGACCCCGACGACATGGGGTGGCTGGTGCCGACCTCGCCGCAGGAGGTCATGACGCGGCTGATCCGGGGTGTGTACGAGGAGGTCAGCGCGAGCCAGGCGCGGCTGGGCGACGCGGTGACCGCGTTCGAGTGGTACGCCGGGCTAGGCGGCCGCGTGCAGGCGCAGGCCGAGGGGGTCGCGATCCGTGTCCTCGACGGGCTGCCCAGGATCCGGGCCGCGATGGACGAGGCGACCGAGGCGTGCACCAGCGAGGTGCTGACGGTGCAGCCGGGCGGCATCCGCCGCGAGGACGAGCTGTCGGAGGGGCTGCACCGGGCGCTGGAGATGCGCAGGCGGGGCGTGCGGATGCGGGACCTGTACACGCACGTGGCACGGCACGGCCAGGGCCTGCATAACTACATGGAGATGATGGGGGGCGCGGCGGAGGCCCGGACGCTCGACGAGGTCGTGGAGCGGCTCATCCTCTTCGACCGCAAGGTGGCGTTCATCCCCGCCAACGACGACCGCACGATCGCGCTGGAGCTGCGGCATCCGGCGCTGGTCGACTACCTGGTGACGGTCTTCGAGCGGCTGTGGCGGCTGGCGATCCCGCTCGCCGCCCCGCTCCCGGAGACCGGCATCGACGGCATCACCCATCGCGAGCGTTCGATCGCCGCGTTGCTCGCCGAGGGGCACCAGGATGCGGTGGTCGCCGAGCGGTTGGGGATCAGCGTGCGGACCTGCCGGGCGCACATCGCACGCCTCTCGGAGACTCTGGGAGCGGCGAGCCGTACGCAGTTGGGCGTCCGGATCGCGCAGGCGGGGCTCGACGGGCCGCCGCGCTCCCCGGAGCCGCTGCCGGTCAGTGCTCCTGGTCCAGAATCCCCGACTGGGCGATGA
- a CDS encoding helix-turn-helix transcriptional regulator, with product MVTHQTNATHPHSVTRLCEDGGRLYANALRIGRIARADVEAAPCLMELSLLHPDPDDANWLRPVPPSVALAQRLNPIEREITERRRLSIELSDAFEPFMALSVPGATPTHSITVLEGGDRINAALNLATAQCQNEMLTIQPSDRGSERSLLQGLERDRPLIERGVKIRTLYQHTARYSPDKLAYVAQLSDGKVEYRTIDELVERLIVCDESVAFIPTRDDQQVALELRHPGLVRYLIKVFEFIWGRAVPLTAGAPYETAPGGITNIQHSIAKLLVEGHVDEAIARRLGMNVRTCRAHIAKLATSLGSGSRAQLGYLIAQSGILDQEH from the coding sequence TTGGTGACACATCAGACGAATGCGACACATCCCCACAGTGTGACCCGGCTGTGCGAGGACGGAGGCCGTCTTTACGCGAACGCGCTGCGCATAGGACGTATCGCGCGCGCCGACGTGGAGGCCGCCCCCTGCTTGATGGAACTCTCACTCCTCCACCCCGATCCCGATGACGCGAACTGGCTGCGACCGGTGCCCCCTTCGGTGGCCCTGGCCCAGCGACTCAACCCCATAGAGCGCGAGATCACCGAACGCAGGCGACTCTCGATCGAGCTGAGCGACGCTTTTGAGCCGTTCATGGCCCTCAGTGTCCCAGGAGCGACGCCCACCCACTCCATCACGGTGCTGGAGGGCGGCGACCGCATCAACGCGGCACTGAACCTGGCGACGGCCCAGTGCCAGAACGAGATGCTCACGATCCAGCCGAGCGACCGCGGCTCCGAGCGCAGCCTCCTCCAGGGACTGGAACGCGACCGGCCGCTGATCGAACGTGGTGTGAAGATCCGGACGCTGTATCAGCACACCGCCCGCTACAGCCCCGACAAACTGGCCTACGTCGCACAGCTCTCCGACGGCAAGGTCGAGTACCGCACCATCGACGAACTGGTGGAGCGCCTCATCGTCTGCGACGAGAGCGTCGCCTTCATCCCCACCCGCGACGACCAGCAGGTCGCCCTGGAACTGCGCCATCCGGGACTCGTCCGCTACCTGATCAAGGTCTTCGAGTTCATCTGGGGCCGCGCCGTCCCGCTCACCGCCGGCGCCCCCTACGAGACCGCCCCCGGCGGCATCACCAACATCCAGCACTCCATCGCCAAACTCCTGGTGGAGGGCCACGTGGACGAGGCCATCGCCCGTCGCCTCGGCATGAACGTCCGCACCTGCCGCGCCCACATCGCGAAACTGGCCACCTCGCTCGGCAGCGGCAGCCGGGCGCAACTCGGCTACCTCATCGCCCAGTCGGGGATTCTGGACCAGGAGCACTGA